Proteins from one bacterium genomic window:
- a CDS encoding IS110 family transposase: MKQSHHVGVDVGAKELVVAIDRDGVRETGIVFPNDRDGHRKLIRWATKKGASARVVLESTGVYGLDLAFALDRAKRVEVMVANPRAIASFAKASLRRSKTDALDAETILEFSIRMPFVAWVAPDPAIMELRALSRRIEAMSKSVTQEKNRLHASNQSVELSGFVRQDIRELVLLIEDRIERLRKQALRVIEEHSDLARAFGHLTSINGIANAAGIQLLAELGTLPPDMTVRQWVAHAGLDPRQHQSGTSIRKPARISKTGNAHLCRALFLPAMVALRWEPNVKAFYEKLLDHGKTRRCRHWSP; this comes from the coding sequence TTGAAACAGAGCCACCACGTAGGCGTGGACGTCGGCGCGAAGGAACTCGTAGTCGCCATCGATCGAGATGGAGTCCGCGAGACTGGAATCGTCTTCCCGAATGACCGCGATGGCCATAGGAAGTTGATTCGCTGGGCGACGAAGAAGGGAGCTTCCGCTCGGGTCGTGCTGGAATCAACCGGTGTCTATGGCCTTGACCTGGCCTTCGCGCTGGACAGGGCGAAGCGAGTGGAGGTCATGGTCGCGAACCCGAGGGCGATCGCGTCCTTCGCGAAGGCTTCTCTTCGCCGGTCGAAGACCGATGCACTCGACGCAGAAACCATTCTCGAGTTCAGCATCCGGATGCCGTTCGTTGCCTGGGTGGCGCCAGACCCTGCGATCATGGAGCTACGGGCGCTCTCGAGGCGAATCGAGGCCATGAGCAAGTCCGTGACCCAGGAGAAGAATCGGCTTCACGCGAGCAACCAGAGCGTTGAGCTCAGCGGCTTCGTAAGGCAAGACATCCGCGAACTCGTTCTGTTGATCGAGGATCGAATCGAACGACTGCGGAAACAAGCCCTGCGCGTGATCGAGGAGCACTCCGACCTCGCCAGAGCATTCGGTCACCTCACGTCGATCAATGGGATCGCGAACGCCGCCGGGATCCAGCTGCTTGCTGAACTTGGCACCCTGCCCCCGGACATGACGGTCCGACAGTGGGTCGCACACGCGGGCCTCGATCCACGGCAACATCAATCCGGAACCTCGATCCGCAAGCCAGCACGCATCAGCAAGACGGGAAACGCGCATCTTTGCCGCGCGCTCTTCCTCCCCGCCATGGTCGCGTTACGTTGGGAACCGAACGTGAAGGCATTCTACGAGAAGCTTCTCGATCACGGGAAGACGAGAAGATGCAGGCATTGGTCGCCGTGA
- a CDS encoding bacterioferritin: MNKKLDTASVIQVLNRILELELAGVVRYTHYSFMIFGHGRIPIVSWLRGQADESLLHAQEAGELITQFDAHPSLGIGPLLETHTHDIDEILEESLKHEETGLSAYCDLLSLVDGADVLLEEYARRMISDETKHVGEVKKMLRPPGGDRHLGS; encoded by the coding sequence ATGAACAAGAAACTGGACACCGCATCTGTCATCCAGGTGCTGAATCGGATCCTCGAATTGGAACTCGCCGGCGTGGTTCGATACACGCATTACTCGTTCATGATCTTCGGACACGGCCGGATCCCGATCGTTTCGTGGCTGCGTGGTCAAGCGGATGAATCCCTCCTCCACGCCCAGGAAGCCGGCGAGTTGATTACCCAATTCGATGCCCACCCCTCTCTGGGAATCGGCCCCCTCCTCGAGACACACACCCATGACATCGACGAAATCCTGGAGGAATCGCTGAAGCACGAGGAGACGGGGCTCTCGGCGTACTGCGATCTGCTTTCGCTGGTAGATGGGGCCGACGTACTCCTCGAAGAGTACGCCCGCCGCATGATCAGCGACGAGACCAAGCACGTCGGCGAAGTGAAGAAGATGCTGCGACCGCCCGGAGGAGATCGACACCTCGGCTCTTGA